The Bacillus sp. Bos-x628 genome segment CAAGTCTTTCTTTATGTTTAATCATGAGATCAAACCATTTGCGAATGATATTTGCACGTTCATGTGCTGATGTTTTACCCCATGTTTTGAACGCATGATGCGAGCGTACAATTGCCTCTTCAATTTGTTCTTTTGTATGCTGGGCAACAGAGGCAATTTCCTCGCCCGTTGCTGGATTATACACTTTGAGTTCGTTTGTCATGCTCTACCTTCTCCTTCGTTCTTGGATTCATTACATACAGTATATACCCAATGAGTAGCCAACCTAAAAGCAAAACCCATTCAGTTGGCTATGTTAAAGAGATGCCAAGATAAAAGCCGATTTCATTTTAAAAGCCCGCTAGACAAGCACGAATTCTCCACCTGTCTCTGGAATAGCAGACGAAAGCTCGGCATACGTGGGTCCAATAAAGATAACAAGAATGCCCCCTATAATAAAGGCAATGACACTGCCTAAAAATCTTGCTGTCAACATTCAATCTTCCGAAAGTACAACCCAACCCCAGCCAAGCATCGCATCCATGGACAAAACAGTACGTCAGACTGCGACATGGTTTTCGTACAACCATCCCCCTTTGTTGTTTAGAGCACTTTGAAGGCGTCCTCGATAATGCCTAGTCCTTCTTGTAGCAGCTCATCAGTGATGACAAGTGGTGTTAAGAAACGAATAATATTCCCGTTAATCCCTGCCGTTAATAAAAGCAGACCATGCTCATTTGCATATGTTGCAATCGCTGCGGCCTTTTTCTTATCTGGTGTACGCGTTGTTTGATCTTCTACAATTTCAATGGCTGCCATTGCCCCTAATCTACGGACTTCTCCAATGAACGGATAAGTCTTTTTCCATGCATCCGCCTTGTCCTCAATAGTTTGTCCAATATGTTCAGACCGCTCATTTAATTGTTCTGTTTCAATGATATCAAGAACTGCAAGTGCCGCGACACATCCTAACGGGCTTCCTGCATATGTTCCCCCTAATTCTCCCGGATCTGCTGCATCAAGCAATTCCTTTCTACCAATGACTCCGCTTAACGGTAAACCTGCTGCAAGAGATTTAGAGACCGTGATTAAATCTGGAACAACATCAAAGTGCTCAATCGCAAAATATTTTCCTGTTCTTGCAAATCCTGTCTGAATTTCATCAGCGACAAATATGATCCCATGCTGTTGACAGAAAGATGCCACATGCTGAACAAATCGCTTGGATGGAACAATGAACCCGCCCTCCCCTTGGACTGGTTCCATGACCACACAAGCAACCGTTTCAGGTGCAACCGTAGCGATAAAGAATTGATTGAATTGATCAATGATATAATCGTCATACGCTTCATTACTTAATCCTTCAGGCTTTTGATAATAATAAGGGTAAGGTGCTTGATAGACTTCTGATGCGAATGGTCCAAAGCCAAACTTATAAGGCTTGACTTTACTCGTCATACTCATTGTCATGTTTGTTCTTCCATGGAAGCCTCGTGTAAAAGAAACAACCGCTTGCCTCTTTGTATATTTACGTGCAATTTTCACAGCATTTTCAACGGCTTCTGCCCCTGAATTTAAGAAAATCGCTTTCTTTTCATGGTCTCCTGGCGTCAAGTGGCACAGCTTTTCCGCCAGTTCAATATAAGATTCGTACATCATGACGTTAAACCCTGGGTGAATCAGACTGTCTGCCTGTGCCTTGACTGCTTCCACAACCTTTGGATGTGAATGTCCTACATTTAGAGTACCAATAGCACCTGCAAAATCAATAAATCGATTCCCATCAATATCGAAAAGCTCGGCTCCCTTTCCTTTCGCTGCAAGATGACGGTTGCCATTGCTTA includes the following:
- the gabT gene encoding 4-aminobutyrate--2-oxoglutarate transaminase, whose amino-acid sequence is MSQTTTNRFSTEEWQEKRDQYVARGVSNGNRHLAAKGKGAELFDIDGNRFIDFAGAIGTLNVGHSHPKVVEAVKAQADSLIHPGFNVMMYESYIELAEKLCHLTPGDHEKKAIFLNSGAEAVENAVKIARKYTKRQAVVSFTRGFHGRTNMTMSMTSKVKPYKFGFGPFASEVYQAPYPYYYQKPEGLSNEAYDDYIIDQFNQFFIATVAPETVACVVMEPVQGEGGFIVPSKRFVQHVASFCQQHGIIFVADEIQTGFARTGKYFAIEHFDVVPDLITVSKSLAAGLPLSGVIGRKELLDAADPGELGGTYAGSPLGCVAALAVLDIIETEQLNERSEHIGQTIEDKADAWKKTYPFIGEVRRLGAMAAIEIVEDQTTRTPDKKKAAAIATYANEHGLLLLTAGINGNIIRFLTPLVITDELLQEGLGIIEDAFKVL